The Hyalangium gracile genome contains a region encoding:
- a CDS encoding HD domain-containing protein: protein MRIRDPIHGTIAVSDPEKAIIDSRHYQRLRHVRQLGFGDLAFPGATHTRHAHSLGAMHVASRLFGAVASRAELPEEVQSRFCAAVRLAVLCHDLGHMPLSHASERIAPPRAHLKLPAWLDATAEGPQATHEDFTAKILLDSTLTPLIEEHFGPLGIRADAVVGLITGARPPRDPGFTYRGVDWSPLLRALVSGELDADRMDYLLRDSFYTGVNYGRYDFEWIISNLNPAVKDGRAYLALSRAAAFAFEDFLLSRYHMFVSVYYHHTSVNFDHMLRRYYEEAPGEFEIPADPEAFLLCDDAALWYTLRRSKNRWAERISTRRGFKLLAQFTERDTGYDLDVLRSALVAGQLEHYVVESQGVLSKYFGEGAGPSLFIVDVSTGRLTEVARYTPLYQRYSGSVRLTRVYVRPDQIETARGMMARLLGQAVQS from the coding sequence ATGCGGATTCGCGACCCCATCCACGGCACCATCGCGGTGAGCGACCCGGAGAAGGCCATCATTGACAGCCGGCACTACCAGCGCCTGCGCCATGTGCGGCAGCTGGGGTTCGGGGACCTGGCCTTTCCGGGAGCCACCCACACGCGGCATGCCCACTCGCTGGGGGCCATGCACGTGGCCTCGCGGCTGTTCGGGGCGGTGGCCTCGCGGGCGGAGCTGCCGGAGGAGGTGCAGTCCCGCTTCTGCGCGGCCGTCCGGCTGGCGGTGCTCTGCCATGACCTGGGCCACATGCCGCTGTCCCACGCCTCGGAGCGCATCGCCCCGCCCCGGGCGCACCTGAAGCTGCCCGCCTGGCTGGACGCCACGGCCGAGGGCCCCCAGGCCACCCACGAGGACTTCACGGCGAAGATCCTCCTGGACAGCACGCTCACGCCCCTCATCGAGGAGCACTTCGGGCCGCTGGGCATCCGCGCGGACGCGGTGGTGGGGCTGATCACCGGCGCCAGGCCGCCGAGGGACCCGGGCTTCACGTACCGGGGCGTGGACTGGTCACCGCTGCTGCGGGCCCTGGTGTCCGGCGAGCTGGACGCGGACCGGATGGACTACCTGCTGCGCGACTCCTTCTATACGGGCGTCAACTATGGCCGGTACGACTTCGAGTGGATCATCTCGAACCTGAACCCGGCGGTGAAGGACGGGCGGGCGTACCTGGCGCTGAGCCGGGCGGCGGCGTTCGCCTTCGAGGACTTCCTCCTCAGCCGCTACCACATGTTCGTCTCGGTCTACTACCACCACACCTCGGTGAACTTCGACCACATGCTCAGGCGCTACTACGAGGAGGCGCCCGGCGAGTTCGAGATTCCCGCGGACCCGGAGGCGTTCCTGCTCTGCGATGACGCGGCGCTCTGGTACACGCTGCGCCGCTCGAAGAACCGGTGGGCGGAGCGCATCTCCACGCGGCGGGGGTTCAAGCTGCTGGCCCAGTTCACCGAGCGCGACACGGGGTATGACCTGGACGTGCTGCGTAGCGCGCTGGTGGCCGGTCAGCTCGAGCACTACGTCGTCGAGTCGCAGGGCGTGCTCTCGAAGTACTTCGGCGAGGGGGCCGGCCCCAGCCTCTTCATCGTGGATGTCTCCACGGGCCGGCTCACGGAGGTGGCGCGCTACACGCCGCTCTACCAGCGCTACAGCGGCTCGGTGCGGCTGACGCGGGTGTACGTGCGGCCGGACCAGATCGAGACGGCGCGAGGGATGATGGCGCGCCTGCTGGGGCAGGCGGTGCAGTCATGA